Proteins encoded in a region of the Cytobacillus pseudoceanisediminis genome:
- a CDS encoding Tex family protein, translating into MILEKTLDRQNQVLNLIAGELSIAIKQVKNTISLLEEGNTVPFIARYRKEQTGALDEVQIRDIMERWQYIQNLNQRKEEVVRLIEEQGKLTKELKSNIEKAVKLQEVEDLYRPYKQKRRTKATAAKERGLEPFAEWLLTFPLNEPPAAKAKEFLSDEKEVTTTEEAIAGAKDIIAEWVSDEAESRKWIRMETAKKGTIESSVKNKEIDEKGVYEMYYEYEEPVSKIVPHRTLALNRGEKEEVLRINIKPNTEFILKYLYKKWVKDERSPAGAIVKEAIEDGYKRLIMPSIEREIRNELTEKAEEQAIMIFSENLRKLLLQPPLKGKIVLGVDPAYRTGCKLAVVDETGKVLDIGVIYPHPPVSKTKQAREKVVHILNTYKVEMVAIGNGTASRETEQFIADILKDMKEEIFYLIVNEAGASVYSASDLAREEFPDFQVEERSAVSIARRLQDPLAELVKIDPKSVGVGQYQHDVSQKKLSESLSFVVETAVNQVGVNVNTASSSLLQHVAGLSKTVAVNIIKKREEEGKFTDRKQLKKIPRLGAKTYEQAIGFLRIIDGKEPLDRTGIHPETYAVVNKLLANLGFKSSDLGTQSLREALKGINISQTARELEIGELTLRDIIDALMRPERDPRDELPKPLLKKEVLKLEDLQEGMELQGTVRNVVDFGAFVDIGVKQDGLVHISKLSRQFVKHPLDVVSVGDVVTVWVDSVDKHKGRVALTMLDQTN; encoded by the coding sequence ATGATCTTGGAAAAAACTTTGGATAGACAAAATCAAGTACTAAACCTAATCGCTGGAGAATTATCAATAGCCATTAAACAAGTAAAAAACACAATCAGCTTATTGGAAGAAGGGAACACAGTCCCGTTCATTGCCCGATACAGAAAGGAACAGACAGGTGCACTGGATGAAGTTCAAATTCGGGATATCATGGAGCGCTGGCAATACATACAAAATCTCAATCAGCGTAAAGAAGAGGTAGTCCGCTTAATTGAAGAGCAGGGCAAGCTGACAAAAGAGTTAAAATCCAACATTGAAAAAGCGGTGAAGCTACAGGAGGTAGAAGACTTATACCGGCCATATAAGCAAAAGCGCCGCACAAAAGCAACTGCGGCAAAGGAAAGAGGGCTTGAACCGTTTGCTGAATGGCTTCTCACCTTCCCCCTTAATGAACCCCCTGCTGCAAAGGCAAAAGAATTTTTATCAGATGAAAAGGAAGTAACCACAACGGAAGAGGCAATTGCCGGAGCGAAAGATATTATCGCAGAATGGGTATCAGATGAAGCAGAAAGCAGAAAATGGATCCGTATGGAAACAGCCAAAAAGGGAACAATTGAGTCTTCTGTGAAGAATAAAGAGATTGACGAAAAAGGCGTTTATGAAATGTACTACGAGTATGAGGAACCAGTGAGCAAGATTGTTCCACACCGCACACTTGCATTAAACCGGGGTGAAAAAGAAGAAGTTTTAAGGATTAACATTAAGCCAAATACCGAATTTATCTTAAAGTACTTGTATAAAAAGTGGGTGAAGGATGAACGCTCCCCTGCAGGGGCAATTGTAAAGGAAGCTATTGAGGATGGATACAAGCGTCTGATTATGCCTTCGATTGAACGTGAAATCCGCAATGAACTAACTGAAAAAGCAGAAGAACAGGCGATCATGATTTTTTCTGAAAATCTCAGAAAACTGCTGCTTCAGCCCCCATTAAAAGGCAAGATAGTACTGGGTGTAGACCCTGCCTACAGAACTGGCTGCAAGCTTGCAGTTGTAGATGAAACTGGAAAAGTACTTGATATCGGTGTCATATATCCGCATCCTCCTGTTTCCAAAACGAAACAAGCACGAGAGAAAGTAGTTCATATTCTAAACACCTACAAAGTAGAAATGGTTGCCATCGGCAATGGAACCGCCTCAAGGGAAACCGAGCAGTTCATCGCTGACATTTTAAAGGACATGAAAGAGGAGATATTCTACCTAATTGTCAATGAAGCAGGGGCGAGCGTATATTCTGCCTCAGACCTTGCCAGAGAAGAGTTTCCTGATTTTCAGGTGGAAGAAAGGAGTGCTGTATCCATCGCCCGCCGCCTCCAGGATCCTCTTGCAGAATTGGTTAAGATTGATCCCAAGTCCGTGGGGGTTGGCCAATATCAGCATGACGTATCTCAGAAAAAGCTGTCAGAATCACTCTCTTTTGTTGTAGAGACAGCGGTAAACCAAGTGGGTGTCAATGTAAATACAGCTTCATCTTCGCTGCTGCAGCATGTAGCTGGCCTTTCAAAAACAGTTGCTGTGAATATAATCAAGAAACGAGAAGAAGAAGGGAAATTTACAGACCGCAAGCAGTTGAAAAAGATTCCGCGCCTTGGCGCCAAAACCTATGAACAGGCAATAGGCTTCCTGCGGATTATCGATGGGAAAGAACCTCTGGACCGGACTGGTATACACCCTGAAACGTATGCAGTAGTAAATAAATTGCTTGCTAATCTCGGCTTTAAATCCAGTGACCTTGGAACACAATCATTAAGGGAAGCACTAAAAGGCATAAATATCAGCCAGACAGCCCGGGAGCTTGAAATTGGTGAACTTACACTGAGAGATATTATTGATGCCTTAATGAGACCTGAAAGGGATCCGCGTGATGAGCTGCCAAAGCCACTCCTAAAGAAAGAAGTCCTGAAACTTGAGGATCTGCAGGAAGGGATGGAGCTTCAAGGGACAGTGAGAAATGTTGTCGACTTTGGTGCATTCGTTGATATCGGAGTCAAACAGGATGGCCTTGTTCATATATCCAAACTTAGCCGCCAATTTGTCAAACATCCGCTGGATGTCGTGTCCGTTGGGGATGTAGTAACAGTCTGGGTTGAC
- a CDS encoding anti-sigma regulatory factor: MENQSCVKIINEWDIVAARQLGRNVAKELGFGTVDQARITTAISELARNIYLYAGQGQVCIEKIYDGGKAGLRIVAVDSGPGINDLRQVMEDGFSTSGGLGAGLPGVKRLMDEFLIDSNPGTGTDIRATKWLR, encoded by the coding sequence ATGGAAAACCAATCCTGCGTTAAAATCATAAACGAATGGGACATCGTTGCAGCCCGCCAGCTTGGGCGGAATGTTGCTAAAGAGCTTGGTTTTGGTACAGTTGACCAGGCTAGAATCACCACAGCCATTAGTGAACTTGCCCGGAATATATATTTATACGCCGGACAGGGGCAAGTCTGTATTGAAAAAATATACGACGGCGGAAAAGCGGGATTGCGTATAGTTGCTGTAGACAGCGGCCCTGGAATCAATGATTTACGCCAAGTAATGGAAGACGGATTCTCGACATCAGGGGGATTAGGAGCCGGCCTGCCGGGTGTGAAGCGGTTAATGGATGAGTTCTTAATTGACTCCAATCCTGGAACCGGAACAGATATAAGAGCAACTAAGTGGCTTCGTTAG
- the sigB gene encoding RNA polymerase sigma factor SigB yields the protein MQKQSQPNQKSKEETNALIKAYQLHQDEDAQNTLVFQYQNLVEAIARKYSKGRSYHEDIVQVGIIGLLGAIRRYDESFGKTFEAFAVPTIIGEIKRFLRDKTWSVHVPRRIKELGPKIKATVEELTTELHRSPRVDEIADVLGVSEEEVLEAMEMGKSYQALSVDHSIEADSDGGTVTLLDIVGNEDEGYEKVNQMLVLDKVLHVLSEREKLIIQYTYLENMSQKEAGDKLGISQMHVSRLQRRAIKKLQEAIHSETNNSECLS from the coding sequence ATGCAAAAACAATCTCAACCTAACCAAAAATCCAAAGAAGAAACAAATGCTTTAATCAAAGCCTACCAGCTTCACCAGGATGAAGATGCTCAAAACACCCTGGTATTCCAATATCAGAATTTAGTTGAAGCCATTGCCCGCAAGTACTCAAAGGGAAGATCTTATCATGAGGATATTGTCCAGGTGGGCATTATCGGCTTATTAGGGGCTATCCGCCGCTATGATGAGTCTTTTGGCAAAACGTTTGAGGCCTTTGCAGTTCCTACGATTATCGGCGAAATTAAGCGCTTCTTAAGGGATAAAACTTGGAGTGTTCATGTTCCGCGCCGCATAAAGGAATTGGGACCAAAAATTAAAGCGACCGTTGAAGAGCTCACAACAGAACTTCATAGGTCTCCAAGAGTGGACGAAATAGCCGATGTGCTGGGTGTATCAGAAGAAGAAGTGCTCGAGGCAATGGAAATGGGAAAAAGCTATCAGGCGCTTTCTGTTGACCATTCAATCGAGGCTGATTCTGATGGCGGAACAGTTACATTGCTGGATATCGTCGGAAATGAAGACGAGGGCTATGAAAAAGTAAATCAAATGCTAGTTCTTGATAAAGTACTGCATGTCCTGTCTGAGAGAGAGAAATTAATTATACAATACACATATCTTGAGAATATGAGCCAAAAAGAAGCTGGAGATAAACTGGGGATTTCCCAGATGCATGTCTCGAGACTTCAGCGCCGTGCAATCAAAAAGCTTCAGGAAGCGATCCACTCTGAAACAAATAACTCGGAGTGCCTTTCATGA
- a CDS encoding CopG family ribbon-helix-helix protein: protein MSDSSTTTEIMVKLPQHLLTELDGFAKQENVNRSEFIYQATKMYLRERKKRQIRESMRRGYMEMAKINLTIASEAFQAEYEAEHTVERLVSGG, encoded by the coding sequence GTGTCTGATTCCAGCACAACAACAGAGATAATGGTAAAGTTACCGCAGCATCTTTTAACCGAGTTAGACGGATTTGCAAAACAGGAAAACGTTAACCGGAGCGAATTCATTTATCAGGCAACCAAAATGTATTTGCGCGAACGCAAAAAGAGACAAATTCGCGAGTCCATGAGACGAGGCTACATGGAGATGGCGAAAATAAATTTGACGATTGCATCTGAAGCATTTCAAGCGGAATACGAGGCAGAACACACAGTTGAACGTCTAGTAAGCGGAGGATAA
- the ndoA gene encoding type II toxin-antitoxin system endoribonuclease NdoA, with protein MIVKRGDVYFADLSPVVGSEQGGVRPVLVIQNDIGNRFSPTVIVAAITAQIQKAKLPTHVEIDAKRYGFERDSVILLEQIRTIDKQRLTDKITHLDDEMMEKVDEAVQISLGLIEF; from the coding sequence TTGATTGTCAAACGTGGTGACGTTTATTTTGCAGACCTATCCCCAGTTGTTGGTTCAGAACAAGGCGGCGTCCGTCCAGTGCTTGTCATCCAAAACGACATCGGGAATCGGTTTAGTCCCACAGTAATTGTTGCAGCAATCACAGCTCAGATTCAAAAAGCGAAGCTGCCTACTCACGTTGAAATTGATGCGAAGCGTTATGGTTTTGAAAGGGATTCGGTCATCTTATTAGAACAGATTCGTACAATTGATAAACAACGCTTAACCGATAAAATAACCCATCTCGATGACGAAATGATGGAAAAAGTGGATGAAGCCGTGCAAATCAGCTTAGGCCTCATCGAATTTTAA
- the alr gene encoding alanine racemase — protein MGNHLSKPFDKNKHLTNPLPEFDNRHVEKQWLKDVNTSMNEQTKMYRDTWAEINLDHISYNVESMKKHAEEGTNVIAVVKANGYGHGDAAVAEAALDAGASSLAVATLDEAMALRNKKIAAPILVMGASRPEHAGEAAAKNIALTVFQKEWLSQAYEYVEDGEVLNIHLKFDTGMGRLGIRSRDELAGIESVIKKDKRFMLEGVFTHFATADSLENAYFEKQLSRFEEMTSWLETLPKYIHTSNSAAGLRFPKAHFNAVRMGISMYGLAPSMEIKSDLPFPLKEAFSLHTSIVHVKKLHKGEKVSYGATYEAQEDEWIATLPIGYADGWIRKLQGQEVLAEGLRVPIVGRVCMDQCMIKLPHEMPVGTKVTLIGEQGEEKIPVDEIAEKLETINYEVTCMVSSRVPRIYKRDGKIIGGINYLL, from the coding sequence ATGGGAAATCATCTTTCAAAGCCTTTTGATAAAAATAAGCATTTGACAAACCCTCTGCCAGAGTTTGATAATCGACATGTAGAGAAGCAATGGCTAAAGGACGTGAATACATCGATGAATGAACAAACAAAAATGTACCGGGACACTTGGGCAGAGATAAATCTGGATCATATTTCATATAATGTAGAGTCAATGAAAAAACATGCAGAAGAAGGGACAAACGTCATTGCGGTTGTGAAGGCAAATGGGTATGGGCATGGAGATGCAGCTGTGGCGGAAGCGGCCCTGGATGCGGGAGCATCCTCTCTGGCTGTTGCCACCCTGGATGAGGCGATGGCATTGAGAAATAAAAAGATTGCAGCGCCGATCTTAGTAATGGGAGCGAGCCGCCCGGAGCATGCAGGCGAAGCAGCTGCAAAGAATATTGCCCTGACCGTTTTTCAAAAGGAGTGGCTATCACAAGCATACGAATATGTGGAAGACGGAGAAGTCCTGAATATCCATTTAAAGTTTGATACAGGCATGGGGCGCCTGGGTATTCGAAGCCGTGATGAGCTTGCGGGAATTGAGAGCGTTATCAAAAAGGACAAGCGTTTTATGCTTGAAGGGGTGTTCACGCATTTTGCCACAGCGGATTCATTGGAGAATGCTTATTTTGAAAAGCAGCTGAGCAGATTTGAGGAAATGACCAGCTGGCTGGAGACTTTGCCAAAGTATATCCATACCAGCAACAGCGCGGCGGGCCTTAGATTTCCCAAAGCCCACTTCAATGCTGTCAGAATGGGGATCAGTATGTACGGCCTGGCTCCTTCCATGGAAATTAAGTCTGATCTTCCTTTCCCTCTGAAAGAAGCTTTTTCTCTCCATACCTCTATTGTTCATGTGAAAAAGCTTCATAAAGGCGAGAAGGTCAGCTATGGGGCGACTTATGAGGCACAAGAAGATGAATGGATTGCAACTTTGCCGATCGGCTATGCGGATGGCTGGATACGAAAACTTCAGGGGCAGGAGGTTCTTGCTGAAGGATTGAGGGTTCCAATTGTTGGAAGAGTTTGTATGGATCAATGCATGATTAAGCTTCCGCATGAAATGCCTGTCGGTACAAAAGTAACCCTGATCGGCGAGCAGGGGGAAGAAAAGATTCCGGTTGACGAAATCGCCGAAAAACTTGAAACCATCAACTATGAAGTAACCTGCATGGTATCTTCCCGGGTTCCGCGCATATATAAAAGAGATGGTAAAATTATCGGGGGAATTAATTATCTGCTATAA
- a CDS encoding STAS domain-containing protein has protein sequence MRVRIPILKLNDCLLVSIQWELDDQTALQFQEDLLHKIHETSANGVVIDLTSIDFIDSFIAKVLGDVINMSKLMGAKVVITGIQPAVAITLIELGIGLDDVLTALDLEKGLEKLQQELGE, from the coding sequence ATGAGAGTGAGAATCCCAATTTTAAAACTGAACGATTGCCTATTAGTCTCCATCCAGTGGGAATTGGATGACCAGACTGCTTTGCAGTTTCAGGAGGATCTGCTCCATAAAATCCATGAGACCAGCGCAAATGGAGTCGTGATTGATTTAACATCCATTGACTTTATTGATTCATTCATCGCAAAAGTTCTCGGCGACGTAATAAATATGTCCAAACTGATGGGTGCAAAAGTAGTCATAACCGGGATACAGCCTGCCGTAGCAATTACGCTTATTGAGTTAGGTATTGGGTTAGATGATGTCCTTACTGCATTAGATCTAGAAAAAGGTTTGGAGAAATTACAACAGGAATTGGGGGAGTAA
- a CDS encoding RsbT co-antagonist protein RsbRA: protein MNSTILNYIQNNKDSIFNEWLEATKENADERVTKVVSDQVFIGTSREFIDLIISNIKSSNEEFTSKLSDFSEKIVRLGWPLSFVTKGLQTFGKIVFEDMQETGIVTQENQMKFIYEFDSWMTPMVNEVVNMYSTTWERTVSLQKIALQELSAPLIPVFEGITVMPLVGTIDTERAKQIMENLLNGVVKHRSEVVLIDITGVPVVDTMVAHHIIQAADAVRLVGAKCMLVGIRPEIAQTIVNLGIDLNQFTTKNTLKKGVEAALELTSRKIVNVEGVE from the coding sequence ATGAATTCCACAATATTGAATTATATACAAAACAACAAAGATTCCATATTCAATGAGTGGCTGGAGGCCACAAAGGAAAATGCGGATGAAAGAGTTACGAAGGTTGTATCTGATCAGGTATTTATCGGGACAAGCCGGGAATTCATTGACCTGATTATTTCAAATATAAAAAGTTCAAATGAGGAATTCACTTCAAAATTGAGTGATTTCTCAGAGAAAATCGTACGGTTGGGCTGGCCGCTCAGTTTTGTGACAAAAGGTCTCCAAACCTTCGGAAAGATTGTGTTTGAGGACATGCAGGAAACGGGGATTGTCACCCAGGAAAATCAAATGAAATTCATTTACGAGTTTGACAGCTGGATGACTCCCATGGTCAATGAAGTGGTAAATATGTATTCAACCACTTGGGAACGAACTGTGTCCCTCCAAAAAATTGCGCTTCAGGAACTATCTGCGCCGCTGATTCCTGTATTCGAAGGAATTACAGTCATGCCTCTTGTCGGTACAATTGATACGGAGCGGGCGAAGCAGATTATGGAGAACCTTTTAAATGGAGTAGTAAAACACCGTTCAGAAGTGGTGCTTATTGATATAACAGGTGTGCCGGTTGTTGATACGATGGTAGCCCATCATATCATACAGGCTGCTGATGCTGTAAGGCTTGTCGGAGCGAAATGCATGCTTGTAGGCATCCGTCCGGAAATTGCCCAGACCATTGTAAATCTGGGAATTGATTTAAATCAGTTTACTACAAAGAATACCTTGAAAAAGGGTGTAGAAGCGGCGCTTGAGTTAACCAGCCGCAAAATTGTGAATGTGGAGGGAGTGGAATGA
- a CDS encoding PP2C family serine/threonine-protein phosphatase, translating into MTKLVGDNIEVIAHQTAKDGKAFCGDGYYFTATDEYFVCVLADGLGSGEFAYEASSAVVSVVEQHHEKDVDTLMKLCNDVLLQKRGAAVALFKVHFASREFVYSCVGNIRFFLYSSTGKLTYPLPVTGYLSGRPQVFHTQRFTYEAESKFLIYSDGLNIQGVKTLLKAFLPIDLISEDIKKQYPSTSDDATFILGSLL; encoded by the coding sequence ATGACCAAATTGGTTGGAGATAACATCGAAGTGATTGCTCACCAGACAGCTAAAGATGGCAAAGCTTTTTGCGGTGATGGATATTACTTCACCGCAACTGATGAATACTTTGTATGTGTGCTGGCAGATGGCCTTGGAAGCGGGGAATTCGCGTATGAAGCTTCTTCTGCTGTTGTTTCTGTCGTAGAGCAGCATCATGAGAAAGATGTAGATACGCTCATGAAGCTTTGCAACGATGTTCTTTTACAGAAAAGAGGAGCAGCAGTAGCACTGTTTAAAGTCCATTTTGCCTCCAGGGAATTTGTATACAGCTGTGTAGGGAATATTCGGTTTTTCCTTTATTCATCTACTGGGAAACTCACATATCCTCTGCCTGTAACTGGATATCTGTCAGGAAGGCCGCAGGTGTTTCATACCCAGCGGTTTACGTATGAAGCGGAATCTAAGTTTTTGATATACTCAGATGGCTTGAATATTCAAGGGGTTAAAACTTTGCTGAAAGCATTTCTCCCTATTGATCTTATCTCGGAAGATATAAAAAAGCAGTATCCATCTACCTCAGATGATGCTACTTTCATACTTGGAAGCTTACTCTAG
- a CDS encoding PP2C family protein-serine/threonine phosphatase, giving the protein MDFREMMESKYRDILENYIKEQSEQALYQGQKFSRKSIEHKISPEEIISVHKSLMGELYPDLPEYVHHSFDILLEVMIGYGFAYREHQNLKHIQQELRTEMEIAANVQQTLLGTQVPSVEGLDIGAISVPAKHMNGDYFHFVQDENSTISIAIADVIGKGLPAALCMSMIKYAMDSLPENRNDPKTVLENLNRVVEQNVDLTMFITMFYGIYDTNSHMFSYGSAGHEPGLFFVAETGEFTELTAKGLLLGIDKKTKYRQYEKGVNPGDMIILMSDGVTECRTEEGFIEKESLLELIKKYIHLSAQEIVNSVYKELEKLQHFQLRDDFTLIILKRNV; this is encoded by the coding sequence ATGGATTTCCGAGAAATGATGGAATCAAAGTATCGGGATATTCTTGAGAATTATATTAAAGAACAATCTGAACAGGCTTTGTATCAAGGCCAGAAGTTCAGCAGGAAGTCGATCGAGCACAAAATCTCTCCTGAAGAGATTATCAGCGTTCATAAAAGTCTGATGGGTGAACTTTATCCGGACTTGCCTGAGTATGTTCACCATTCTTTTGATATCCTTCTGGAAGTCATGATAGGCTATGGTTTTGCTTATCGGGAGCATCAGAACTTAAAGCATATTCAGCAGGAACTCAGGACAGAAATGGAAATAGCTGCGAACGTCCAGCAAACCCTGCTGGGGACGCAGGTACCTTCTGTTGAAGGTTTAGATATCGGTGCCATAAGTGTTCCTGCTAAACATATGAACGGTGATTATTTCCACTTTGTTCAGGATGAAAACAGCACGATCAGCATTGCAATAGCTGATGTCATTGGTAAAGGTCTTCCGGCAGCCTTGTGTATGTCCATGATTAAATATGCCATGGACAGTTTGCCTGAAAACCGCAATGACCCTAAAACGGTCCTGGAAAATCTAAACCGGGTCGTAGAACAGAACGTAGATTTAACAATGTTCATTACTATGTTTTATGGAATATATGATACGAACAGCCATATGTTCTCTTATGGTTCTGCCGGACATGAACCAGGACTTTTCTTTGTGGCTGAGACAGGTGAATTTACCGAACTGACAGCGAAAGGCCTGCTTCTCGGCATTGATAAAAAAACTAAATACCGCCAGTACGAAAAAGGAGTAAATCCAGGAGATATGATTATATTAATGTCAGATGGGGTTACTGAATGCCGTACAGAAGAAGGGTTTATAGAAAAGGAATCATTGCTGGAATTAATCAAGAAATACATTCATTTAAGTGCACAGGAAATTGTTAATAGCGTATATAAAGAACTTGAAAAACTTCAGCATTTTCAATTGCGGGACGATTTTACCTTAATTATTTTAAAAAGAAATGTTTAA
- a CDS encoding anti-sigma factor antagonist encodes MNITIDVKENDMLIEAMVSGEIDAYTAPKLREELFPLTEKEGVEMVVNLSEVSYMDSTGLGVFVGVFKNVRANNGKFQIVGLSDRLKRLFEITGLADIIDINSGIEGGVQ; translated from the coding sequence ATGAATATTACAATAGATGTAAAAGAAAATGATATGCTGATTGAAGCAATGGTAAGCGGAGAAATTGATGCGTATACAGCACCTAAACTCCGCGAAGAGCTTTTTCCTTTAACAGAAAAAGAAGGCGTGGAAATGGTGGTCAACCTATCTGAAGTCTCTTATATGGATAGTACCGGCTTAGGTGTATTTGTTGGTGTATTTAAAAATGTCCGAGCCAATAACGGCAAATTCCAGATTGTTGGCTTATCAGACCGTTTAAAGAGACTTTTCGAAATTACAGGCCTAGCCGATATTATCGATATTAACAGCGGGATTGAAGGTGGAGTACAATGA